A section of the Labrus bergylta chromosome 21, fLabBer1.1, whole genome shotgun sequence genome encodes:
- the ca15b gene encoding carbonic anhydrase XVb: MKWLVAVLAVCALVSSAHCASDSVAWCYHLPQCSYTTWPTIATQFCNGTRQSPIDIVTSDVKENSNLSAFNFVNFDSTTAMSKIENTGKTIKVILNSGLTVSGGDLPQTFESLQFHLHWGNGTSIPGSEHTVNGKRYPMEMHIVNIGASFNGNTTLAVADPKGLAALGFFIEVGNSPGQPESWRNLSSYLSSIRNQGEEVSIIPGFSINDLLFGVNLDSYYRYLGSLTTPNCNEAVVWTVFKDPIKVSSEIINLFSELPRIGNNESQVMLNVFRGIQPAQEVTTQARETTSSSSKACYSLVLMALGLTLGRH; this comes from the exons ATGAAGTGGCTTGTTGCTGTGCTGGCTGTGTGCGCCCTGGTATCCAGCGCCCATTGTGCCTCAGATTCTGTTG cATGGTGTTATCACCTCCCACAATGCA GTTACACTACCTGGCCGACCATTGCTACTCAATTCTGCAATGGCACGCGACAGTCGCCTATTGACATTGTCACATCTGATGTCAAAGAGAACTCCAACCTGTCTGCGTTCAACTTCGTCAACTTCGACAGCACCACCGCCATGAGTAAGATCGAAAACACAGGAAAGACAA TCAAAGTCATCCTCAACAGTGGTCTAACGGTCTCAGGGGGAGATCTGCCCCAGACCTTCGAAAGCCTGCAGTTCCACTTGCACTGGGGTAATGGCACCTCCATCCCTGGCTCTGAACACACTGTGAATGGCAAGCGCTACCCCATGGAG ATGCACATTGTAAACATTGGGGCATCCTTCAATGGGAACACAACTCTGGCTGTTGCAGACCCTAAAGGACTGGCTGCTCTTGGTTTCTTCATTGAG GTGGGCAATTCACCCGGGCAACCTGAAAGCTGGAGAAACTTGAGCTCCTACCTTAGCAGCATCCGAAACCAAG GTGAAGAGGTTTCGATTATACCCGGCTTTTCAATAAATGATCTCCTGTTTGGCGTGAATCTCGACAGTTACTACCGTTACCTCGGCTCCTTGACCACACCTAACTGCAATGAAGCTGTAGTTTGGACCGTGTTTAAGGATCCAATCAAAGTCAGCAGTGAAATT ATAAACCTCTTCAGCGAATTGCCACGTATCGGGAACAATGAATCACAGGTAATGCTGAATGTCTTCAGAGGCATCCAGCCAGCACAAGAGGTCACCACACAGGCCAGAGAGACCACTAGCTCTTCCTCCAAGGCGTGCTACTCTCTGGTGCTGATGGCTCTGGGCCTTACTCTGGGGAGGCATTAG